In Corynebacterium nuruki S6-4, the following proteins share a genomic window:
- a CDS encoding L-threonylcarbamoyladenylate synthase, with product MATNQITWNGGLQEEAVELLNTPGHIVVTPTKVGYIIATSDREGLERKFAVKHRKRNKPGVVLCGSMEQLKELAQLTPEIEKFYQTCWDRDILMGCILPWKPEAQEKYLPEGAGELATDVRNTSCFVLKFGTPGENIARELWDKERKLVFASSANPSGKGNRGMVEGIGEEIANEADLIIEGDAYVASIQPDKTVETRYEQGVMVSMVDDEGNLVPEQHGERGITPCPTLIRKGVYNDEIVLILSDQFNSWDFRQGGYY from the coding sequence ATGGCCACTAACCAGATCACCTGGAACGGCGGACTCCAGGAGGAGGCCGTCGAGCTGCTCAACACCCCCGGGCACATCGTGGTGACCCCCACGAAGGTCGGCTACATCATCGCCACCAGCGACCGCGAGGGACTCGAGCGCAAGTTCGCCGTCAAGCACCGCAAGCGCAACAAGCCGGGCGTCGTCCTGTGCGGCTCGATGGAGCAGCTCAAGGAGCTCGCCCAGCTCACCCCGGAGATCGAGAAGTTTTACCAGACCTGCTGGGACCGCGACATCCTCATGGGCTGCATCCTGCCCTGGAAGCCCGAGGCCCAGGAGAAGTACCTGCCCGAGGGTGCCGGGGAACTGGCCACCGACGTCCGCAACACCAGCTGCTTCGTGCTGAAGTTCGGCACCCCCGGCGAGAACATCGCCCGTGAACTGTGGGACAAGGAGCGCAAGCTGGTCTTCGCCTCGTCCGCCAACCCGTCCGGCAAGGGCAACCGCGGCATGGTCGAGGGCATCGGCGAGGAGATCGCCAACGAGGCCGACCTCATCATCGAGGGCGACGCCTACGTCGCCTCCATCCAGCCCGACAAGACCGTCGAGACCCGCTACGAGCAGGGTGTCATGGTCTCCATGGTCGATGACGAGGGCAATCTCGTCCCCGAGCAGCACGGCGAGCGCGGCATCACCCCGTGCCCGACCCTGATCCGCAAGGGCGTGTACAACGACGAGATCGTCCTGATCCTCTCCGACCAGTTCAACTCCTGGGACTTCCGCCAGGGCGGCTACTACTGA